The Alkalibacter rhizosphaerae genomic sequence TTTCATGGGCCGATATCAAATCGGTTTTTTTGACGTCCTGCAGGTATTGTTGCCCTGGAGCAAGGAGACATCGACCTTGCCTTCGGAATTCTGGACCATCGTCTATCAGCTTCGTCTGCCCAGAGCACTGGCGGGAGCCATGATCGGAGGAGTGCTAGCCGTCAGTGGAGCGGCGTATCAAGGGGTTTTTCGAAATCCTCTTGTCAATTCCGGCATACTGGGTGTGGCCAGTGGAGCCAGTTTCGGAGCTTCGCTGGCCATCGTGGTTTTTGGCGGCGGGTATCTGAATTATTTTCTTTCCTTTACTTTCGGCATGGTGGCGGTGATGCTGGCCTATTTTGCCGGCAGGATCTACGGGACTACACCCACTGTCACGCTTATTTTGGGTGGAGTGGTGGTATCCAGCTTTTTTGGTGCGTTTACGTCCATGTTGAAATATGTGGCAGATCCCTATTCGGAACTTCCCGCTCTGACCTTCTGGGCCATGGGGAGTTTGTCCTCCATCGGATTCAAGCACTTTGTCGCTTTCATTCCCATGTTGATGGGGGTGGGGCTGATCTACATGTCCCGATGGAAGATCAATGTCCTGTCCATGGGGGACAAGGAAGCGGCCACCCTGGGTGTGGATACAAAATTATATAAAATGTTGATCATTGGAGGAGCGACTCTGGCCACCAGTTCTGCCGTCTGCATCAGCGGAACCATCGGATGGGTGGGTCTGATCATTCCCCACATCGGTCGGATGATCGTTGGAAACGACAATACAAAACTGATCCCATGGAGCATGTCTTTGGGAGCGACGTTTACCGTGTTGGTGGATACGGCATCCCGGACCGTCAGCACATCCGAGATCCCCATCGGGATCCTGACCGCTATCGTCGGTACGCCTTTCTTCGTTTACTTGTTGAAGAAAACAAAGGGAGGTGGATGGACATGAGCCGTATTTTGGAAATCGCGGACCTTTCCTTTTCATATCCCGCCAAGGAGGTATTCAAGAAGGTATCCATCAATATGGATCAGGGGGAGATCCTTTGTCTGATGGGGCCCAACGGTTGTGGAAAAACGACCTTGTTGGATACGATCATGGGGATCCATAAAGCGGAACATGGAAGGATCAAACTGATGAACCAGGATCTGTTGACCTATAGCCGCAAGGAACTTTCCAAACTGATCGCCTATGTACCTCAGGTCCATCAAGTGGTTTTTCCATATACAGTAAAACAGATCGTGTTGATGGGCAGAACTTCTTACGTGGGAACTTTTAGTGAACCAGGCAAAACGGATCATAAAGCGGTGGAAGATGCCATGGATCTGGTAGGGATCGCAGGCATGGCCGACAAGCCCTACTCCCAACTATCGGGAGGCGAAGTCAAGCTGGTGCTGCTGGCTCGGGCATTATGCCAACAGGCACCACTCTTGATCATGGATGAACCCACGGCCAATCTGGATTTCAAAAACGAGTTGATCTTTCTGGAAACCATCGTGAGGCTCAACAAAAGGGATGATCGTTCCATATTGATGGCCACCCACTCTCCGGAACATGCATTTTATCTTCAGGGAAAGGGATCTAAGGTCCGCGCATCCATGATGAGCGGCGGCCGAATCGTGGCCCAAGGTTCCCCGGAGAAAATCATCACGGAAGAAAATATCGAACAGGTCTATGGAGTGCGATCGGCGATCCTGCTGGATCATGACCAGGAGGGTACACCGATCCGAAGCATCACCCTGAGAGGCATCCTTTGAAAAAACGACAGGAGGCGAAAAAGTGATAAAAAAAGCGAAGGTCCATGTTTGGATATGGATCGTGATATTGATGCTGGCCGGATGCAGCAATACTGCCGGTGAAATAAAGAACAACGGGAATCAGACGGATCCCAAGGAGCCCATCGTGGTAACAGACAGCGTAAACAGGATCGTGGAGATCCCTTTGGAGTGGGATGCCATTGCTACCCTGGATCCCTTCGCCGGACAATGCGTGATCATGTACGGCCACGGAGACCACATGCCGGCCACCATCAACGGAGTGAAGCGGGATCTGCTGCTTCGGGAAATGTCTCCGACTCTGGAGGATGCAGCGGTGGTGAAGGACAGCGGATCCATGAACGCAGAGGCGGTATTGTCCATGGGGATCGATTTTATGTTTGTTAAAAGCGACATGTATTTTAATGATGCAGAAAAGGACAAACTGGACAAAACGGGGATCCCATATATCGTCATCGACTACCGAACCATCGAAGAGCAGATGGAGGCATTCATGCTGATCGGAAAGGCCTTGGGGGAAGAAAAAGAGGCGCAGGACATGATCGACTGGTATAATGAATCCATAGATCTGGTAGAAGAAGTGGTATCCAAGGTACCCCAGGAAGAACGACCTAAATTGTATCATTCCGTCAACGAAGCATTGCGAACGGATGTTGACGGAAGCCTGGAGGCGGAATGGATCGGGATAACGGGAGTTTACAACGTATCCCTGGAAGATGACCTGTTCTTGAATGAAGGAAAGACCTATACCAACCTGGAACAAATCTATACATGGGATCCGGATCTGATCATCTGCAATGAAAGCGGGATCGATGAATTCATATTGTCGGATCCAAAGTGGGGAGGATTGCGGGCCGTACGGGAAAAGCAAGTATACCAGATCCCCATCGGTGTTTCCCGCTGGGGTCATCCCAGCAGCACGGAGACTTCACTTGGGATCTTGTGGCTGGCGGATCTTTTGTATGCCGATTATTTTGACGACTTTGACTTGAAGCAGGTCATGTACGACTATTATTTGCGATTCTACGAATATGACGCATCCGATGAAATGCTGGAGAAGATCTTGTCCGGTAAAGGCATTCGAGCACCCAACTAAAAGAAAGTGAAATGGATAGGAGGAATTTTATGAAACTGTTGCTGTGTATCGACGACACGGACAATTTGGAAAGTATTGGAACCGGCGAATTGCTGGAGAACCTGTGCAAAGAACTGGAAGGACCGGGATGGGCCCGTACCGGATTTATTTCCCGTCACCAATTGTATGTCCACGAAGACATTCCTTACACATCCCACAACAGTTCCATGTGCACTTCTGTTGAACTGGAAGATGACCGGATGGAAGAACTTGTCCGGTTTGCCCGAGAGTATTTGATCAAACATGCTGCAGAAGGATCGGATCCGGGATTATGCATCCTTGTTCCGGAAAAGCTGACTTCTCTGGAAAAGGAAGGATTGATGGAGTTTGGACAGCGTGCCAAGATCGAGGTGTTGGATAAAAACCAAGCCTACGATTTTGCCAAAGCCCACGAGCATGCCCTTCTTCTCAGCGAGCATGGCGGCACGGGAGACGGGATCATCGGAGCCCTTGCGGGATGTGGATTGCGCATGTACGGAAGCGACGGCAGGTTGAAGGGGAAAATAAAACCCCAAGATCCTGGAGAGGTCCAAAGGGCAAAAGAGGTTTGCGAGCGGTATGGATTCGGCCAAGTCCTGACGGAAGAATTCGAGCCCATCCCACTGGATGATTTGGTCATGTCGGCAACTCAGATCAAACCGGTCCTGTGGAAACACGAACCCGTCGTCTTGGTGGAACCCTTTGACGGAGAAGAAGCCCAGTGGAGGATCATTGAGAAAAACGATCTGAACAAAAAGAGGATCGGACGATGAATTTTTGGTCTGAAAATGGCGAAAAGAAGATCTTTGCTGGAGGCAAGGACCACTATGAAGAAGCAGCGGCCCTTGCAGGAAAATGCATTTACTTCAAGGAAGATGATGAGGACGAGCAAATGGCCCCCGAAAAGATCAGTTGCTACAATTGCCGGTATCGACGATGGACGGCCGACAGTTTTCAATGCATGAAAAAGGATTGAGACGGATCGTCAATTCACACCTACATATTTTTTCAGCGTGTTCAGCACGGTCTCTCTGCTTTTGGGATCCGTTCGGATGCGCTGAAATTTTGTCTGGAGATAGTCCCAGAAAGCGGCGGTGAGGTAGGGTTCGTTCAAGGCAAATACAACGGACGATGGTCCGGATTTGGCCACGATGGCGCCGGTATTTTCTTTTACATACAGGGAAAAATCCCCACCAATCTGCGTTTCCGTCAAGTGGACATGATAATTGGGGACCGTCTCCAAGATATGAATGATATGGCGAAGGTGCTCCAGATATTCTTCTTTGGAGTAATAGATTTCCGGCAGATCAAAGATGTCTCCAAAAAGAATGGGGATCTTTTTTTCGTTCCATTCGTTTATATCCGGCAGATGTAGGATCTCTGTGAAAGTGTGATTGGATGTTGTATCGTGAAAGGATCGAATGCGTTGCTGATGGATCTCCAAAAGATCATCCCGTATGGAACCATGGTATCGACGCATCCAGGAAGCAACCATCTTTTCCGGCAGGGTCACCAGGGACAATCCGTTGTTCATCAGGATGGTATTGCTTTCATGTTTGTCAAAATTCAAAAGAAGGCCTATGCAGGCAGGTTGGTCTTTTTTTGTCAAGATCGTCATCAAGGGACGGCATCGCGCCAGGTAGCTT encodes the following:
- a CDS encoding FecCD family ABC transporter permease, whose translation is MNRILQHKWISRILLFLLPGGAIFFTLFMGRYQIGFFDVLQVLLPWSKETSTLPSEFWTIVYQLRLPRALAGAMIGGVLAVSGAAYQGVFRNPLVNSGILGVASGASFGASLAIVVFGGGYLNYFLSFTFGMVAVMLAYFAGRIYGTTPTVTLILGGVVVSSFFGAFTSMLKYVADPYSELPALTFWAMGSLSSIGFKHFVAFIPMLMGVGLIYMSRWKINVLSMGDKEAATLGVDTKLYKMLIIGGATLATSSAVCISGTIGWVGLIIPHIGRMIVGNDNTKLIPWSMSLGATFTVLVDTASRTVSTSEIPIGILTAIVGTPFFVYLLKKTKGGGWT
- a CDS encoding ABC transporter ATP-binding protein gives rise to the protein MSRILEIADLSFSYPAKEVFKKVSINMDQGEILCLMGPNGCGKTTLLDTIMGIHKAEHGRIKLMNQDLLTYSRKELSKLIAYVPQVHQVVFPYTVKQIVLMGRTSYVGTFSEPGKTDHKAVEDAMDLVGIAGMADKPYSQLSGGEVKLVLLARALCQQAPLLIMDEPTANLDFKNELIFLETIVRLNKRDDRSILMATHSPEHAFYLQGKGSKVRASMMSGGRIVAQGSPEKIITEENIEQVYGVRSAILLDHDQEGTPIRSITLRGIL
- a CDS encoding ABC transporter substrate-binding protein; translated protein: MIKKAKVHVWIWIVILMLAGCSNTAGEIKNNGNQTDPKEPIVVTDSVNRIVEIPLEWDAIATLDPFAGQCVIMYGHGDHMPATINGVKRDLLLREMSPTLEDAAVVKDSGSMNAEAVLSMGIDFMFVKSDMYFNDAEKDKLDKTGIPYIVIDYRTIEEQMEAFMLIGKALGEEKEAQDMIDWYNESIDLVEEVVSKVPQEERPKLYHSVNEALRTDVDGSLEAEWIGITGVYNVSLEDDLFLNEGKTYTNLEQIYTWDPDLIICNESGIDEFILSDPKWGGLRAVREKQVYQIPIGVSRWGHPSSTETSLGILWLADLLYADYFDDFDLKQVMYDYYLRFYEYDASDEMLEKILSGKGIRAPN